The Cygnus olor isolate bCygOlo1 chromosome 2, bCygOlo1.pri.v2, whole genome shotgun sequence genome contains the following window.
CAAGGAATGCTTAGCTGTCAAGTTATCCACGTACTGTACGTCCTCACAATAAGACTGCCAAAGGTTATAAAATCTCTGCTTCCCATCTACCTTGAAGACATGCTGTTCTCTTGCTATTCTCAACAAGACAAAAATGCTTGGACCCTACAAACAGCCTTACAAAAAGGAGGCACAGTCATGTTTTGTTAGAAAATAACACAAAGACTGAAAGCATCCTCAAAAACTTACACAAAAATAACTACAAAATAAGTAATACATTATTGTTGTGTCAGACGACTTGTGTGTGTTTGAGCAATTGAACATTGGTGTGTATATCTACAGGAAACTCACACACACAAGGTGTCACCTTCAGGcattattgttttgcttttgcccACACAgacatacatgcatacacacacacagaaattatTATCAGGTTATCCAGTCTGTTCaaatgcagtgaaaaacagTCCATAGCACGCATAAAAGGAGCATTATCCAATACAGTGTTGTCTTGCAAAAATGGAGTCAGAATTCCTGAGTCTCAGAGACATTACTGTCCTCCTCCATTactggattatttatttttccaaagaaaacctctagttttcatttcttcactgtGATGAAATATATAATAGattgcatcttttaaaaaaaaaaaaaaagtaaagcttttagaaaaaaacataccaactgaatttttaaagctttttaaagggagggagggatttACTTATAAAATAAAGGCCACCTTCATGTAAGATTAGTAGTGTTATATCtcataatttttgtttgaagGATAGATTTAGCTCCCTATTCTGGAAGCCTTATTATATGCAGGTATGTGAGCTGAAAAACATCAATCAAAAATACTTATAAATAGGATTAACATGGAACAGCCCTTTGTTACAATCACCAAGGTGGTAAAACCAATTCAACAGTTAGCTAATTCATGAAGTTTCCTTCAAATAGTGCTAGTCACTGCAATCTATTATaacttctgcattttcccttttcctttgcatattACACAGTGTaacttaaaatgttatttaagaGCACTTCAGTCCCACAATGTAGGATTTAAGCTTGTGTGAATACATATGCATGGCTCTGCAACATTTTCAATGActtacaaaaatacattcaacCAAAATTTTATATAGGGTTCTCTctttcccctgcccccccagtcagaaatgaaggaaaagccAAATGGTCCCATCATTAGGAAAATAATACACTCCAAGGTCTGGAAGCAAAAGCACATTCAAGGATAACGTACATTGAATTGCGTACTTTCTCATTCATCTTTATCAGTAATAAAGTTCTACTGCATATAATTATTCAGCCTTATAAATAATgctaagcagaaaaatatttatctctgTGCTACTTTTCTCAGTTTATAGAAGCATTTCTCAGTTTatagaagcaaagaaaataaacaaaaaaaactaaagtgCAGACTACAGGCCATGATAGGCATAATAAATGACCAAAGGTGCAGCTAGACTTGCATTTACATCTTAAGTTACTTCACCATCTTCCGTTTTTTGCTAGAAGTCACTCCACGTGCAATTCAAGAGCTGGTCAGTTGGTTTGTGCCATAGTACAACCTGTAaccatttgaatttttttttttttttcaaacctagTTGATTTGTCCATAGGTATTTCTAGGCAATAGCTTAGGTTCACAAAACCTTACTTTATTAATACTTAAAATCACACAATATTGACACCTCCCCCAGAGAACGCCACTGTCCTTTTGTTGCAGTATGTAGTTGAACCACCGATGCTCGGTTGACAGTCTTTAACAAGAGATGTCTTCATTTCCATCTCACACGCTACAATAGCCGCGTTCAGTTCCACTTGAGCTCGGTGAACAACGTAAAACATAAGTCCTATGCTGATTACaatctgcaaataaaacaaaggagTGATATAGGCTATATAAACTGTAAGCATGAATACAGAACAACTgtttagaacaaaacaaagtcaTCAATGTAAAGATTCATGCAGGCGTCTACTGACTTAATACTTCATACATTGAAAGGCAGATGAACTTAACCAACAAGGGGTTCTAAGTCAATGTATGCTGCTACTAGCATACCAAAACACAGACAATACATAGAACTTAAGTGTTAATTTGATTTGAAGATAGAGGTTGCTTGTTTCCATTGTCCCCCACATACCTGTTAGAAAACAAACCCCTCACCGTATCTCTTGGCAAAACTAACTCCACAAAAAAATGGCACAGTGTACCactagaaagcaagaaaactgttttccacaTACCATGTGAATAATAGGTTAAAATTTTAATGGTTATCTGCAACTTGCCaaacagcagaggcaggatgatgcagagaaaaggaagtaaaactTCTTGCCCTTGCCCCGCCAGCACGGAAGattgcaaaaagcagcagtgctgcttctcAGATATCAGGACAAAGTAGGACAGAACCACAGTTTCTGAACAACTTACCTGTATGGGTTGTACTTGCTTTCTAGAGGATGGGctctggggagggagggatgttcatttttttgttttaggagGAAATATTATCCAAAAGTAAGAattttagtttacttttttttttttttttttgctcagtaTCGTATTATTAAGAATTATTAAGTATTATTaagaattttttaaactttcaccATAGAAATCATCAGGAATAAACTGGGACAACTTTTGCTTAGAAATCACTTGTTTAATGACATTAGCATGGACTACACTTCTGAGAGTCAGCCTTTGGTTTCAATAAAACATCGGTTAcagtcttctgaaaaatctgaaaatcctccttataaaaatataaatcttcaaataaaatcaagctGTCTCATAATGACAGTCCctttaaaagaagtaaaatcttctgactttttaaaaaatgttttataaaaccaGCTGAAATCCgtaactttctttaaaaaagaaaacaaaacataacttTATGTTCTGTTGTAAATAAACATAAGCAAAGGTCTGGAGTCCAAAATCTGAACTTCATTAATTGGTAGGGCTATGTTTTCCATGACATTAAGGACCATCACTTAAAACATCTATCAGCATGGCATCAAAGATGCTAGAACATTACAGAGTAAAAGGACTGACAAGTATGGCCATAGTATAATTGCACCGGGAAGGTGTATAGGAATCTCTAGCCCAacctgctgctcagagctgtgaGATCAGACCAGGTTGGTCAGGACTTTTGTCCAGTCGGGTATTGAAAACTTCCAAGGATGAAGACTTgaccacctctctgggcagcctgctccttgcttgtggtaaaaaaaaaaaatattcccttcACTAATTCAAGTTACAGGATTCAACAGATTGCCAACTGAAGAGTCAAAAAGAGACTATGGATACCATGTTCTGAATTAACAGGAAAAACCCTATTCTAAAGGCTTACCCAAATATTTAACCTTGACTGGTTTGAGATATTACTACCAATAGCCTCAGTTCCCTAGAcgaataatttaaaaatacacacacagacGACCACGAAATGTGAAGGATTTTACAGCTGTTTACTAAGCCGAAGTCCCATCAAAGCCACACAGCCAGGCAAAGCACTAGGCAGAtgcctgagaaaaaaatgggagaacATCAGTAATTCCTCCACTAATGGGCTCCCCTTGCCTTACCCAGTCAGCTCTTAAGAACTGCTCTCAAGGTGGCGAGCACTTCTGTTCAAACATTCAACTCGCACTTACCTGAGCAAGTTATGCTACACAGGCAACCCATATAACCACAAAGAAGAGTCAATGTCATTATAAAAAAACCTTAAGGGGGGGGATGACACAGGAACAACCACTAAAAACTACTAACTCCTGAAATAACATTTCACGACTAAAGTGAAAATTGATCAAGTAACCACTTATTTTCAATTTGATCTATTGAAGTTATTTACCTCACAatcacaaatgcatttttaatactcAAACCTTTCTATTAAGCCTATAAGTGTGTTCTGTTTAAGATAACGACATATAAATAACACAAAACAACACATAAATGTGTTCCATTCCTAAGTTCCATTTAAGAACATACAAGTTTCAGGAGGGTGATGGGTTAAAATGGTTGTAGAGTTAGCTTTTTATCTTAGCATTGTTAAACATCAGCCTTGCGATCATAAAAGGAGGAAGATAAATGACTGCAGCATGAACTGCAAGTCAGCAAACCATGGTAACTGCTGGTCTAACACAACCTGGAAGTGCCAACAATGTCAGATGAGGTTTTAATATATAATCTCATTCTGATATGTTCATTACCTTTATGCTTGCAATTGTCTCCAACTTAAGGCTTATCCCCAAGATTTACTGACTAATTATTTCATCAGCTAAGCTCATCAAAAGGTACTGTGCACTGCTGATGAATTTACCTCCTTGCAAAATTAGGATATTTCAATGCAAGCATTAGTAATATGGTATTTCCACAGTACCTTTCATCCTAAAGACCTATGCAAAACTGAAAACGTTCGGTGTTAACAGTGAACATGGCACAGGTTCTGGGTCAAAGCACCCTAAGCACATAGGCTTTTGTGCAGGGGTGGTCTGACAAGTCTAAAATTCAGCAGGAGATTACCACAGAGggcaacagaagaaaacttgaCAGTGCAAAATTGtggcagaaatagaaaaagagaacacTGAGCAAGTTCTGCTTTGTATCACATGAGGTATGACAGAATTAAACTTTAAcggaagaaaacaaaaccaaaagaaagcagaacattGGAAACCTGTCCGTCTGGGTCATCAAGCAGTCATTAAGCCTGTGAAAAATGAGTGTCATCTCAGTTTTACACAATTTACTGAAAACACCAAAGTTATAAATTAAACACTTGTAAAACACCTCCTACTTTTCAATACCATACACCACAGCTCAGCTCTCAGACTGCAGGAGGTCAGCTGCCACAGACTAGGGAGTTGTTATGCCAACAGAGAGCAGCTCCTAATACTTGAGACAAGCAGCTGCCCCACACATCCTATAGCCCAGCTCTTTTACGCTAGAGGCTCTACAATCTCAAAGAGAAACCAGCAGTGCAGAATCTCTACATCTCATAGACATTCCTAAGAGCACGGTCTTCAAAGTGAAGATTCAGTGACTTGAAGAGAGAATGCTACAGGTACGAAGCTTGCCTGCTATCTCCAGAAGCAAAATCCTATCTCAAATCCCAGCGGTACAGCTGAAGagcaagaaataaaagggaTAAAGAAATGTTCCCAAACACAAGTAGATGACAGTTTCCAAGAGTAATCGCTTACGAAACTGGACACAGAGTGACATTGCTGCTACCAAACTCTATGAAACCCCTCGTATTAACTTACCTGTAAACTGAATATAAAATAGCCACTAACACTTTGTTCTGCAATCACGTCCTCCATGGTACGCAAGGTAGTGCCCAAGTATGAGTTCAGGAGCTGAGTAGGAAGCAGCCCAACTGAAGAAGCCATCAAGTAGCTGGGTAGTGACAAATCTGtaacctattaaaaaaaaaaaaaatgtaagaagcCACAGCACAACCTACATGTGTAACCAATTAGACTGCCTCTCCCAGAAACATCtgtgccaaaaaataaaaacaaactttttacTGTCAGAGAATACAATAAAACAATATGTGGCTAGTTTTCATCtggctttttttaaagttactacattttatttaatttcatcgTACATTAAACAACATCTCTGTGCAAAAGTCATAAGTAAGGATGCAATTACACCGTTCACTTAAGACGTTTATTTCTTCGTGGTGAACAGAGCCCTACAATTTATGAGACTGTGAAGAAAGTACTTTACCAAAAGTGAAAGTCCAAAGCAAAAATTGATGTATATTATCTATTTTCTATGGGTTTTACAGGTATGGCAACTAATAAAAGAGGTAATTGTTCAAAATGTCACTGTACTAAATAAGATCGAGGTAAACAGAGTGACAGATATAATTTGCCTCTGCAGTGGAAGTTATATAGCTCATTAAGATATATACATaaaagatatatacatatataagtgTCTATAGATATATAAATAGACATCATGAAGATTCTCTATCAAAGGTTATTTTATATCAAACTTCAATTAGtgaacaaaacagtaaatatgACTATAGCTTTTGTTagcttttcctggaaaaaaaaaaacacaggagtAACACTTCAAGGTATCTTCATCTCTTTGCTGAGAAATTTCTGTTTGTAGTCCATACGTGGACAGTTTACATGGGACAACTTACACAGCACCAGCTAACTTAGTATCAGCAGCCAttgagaaatattaaaatcGAGATCCAAGAGtccaatatatatttatgcaagaaaatgaaagcagaatgaaacaatgggttaaaaataaaatgactatAGAAAAGGCGATTTTGAAACAAGCAGTCTAATGAGTTTTCTAGACTATTCAGTtgatcaaataataataaaacaaattctaaTTAAGAACAGCTCCTAACACTGGGAGTCTACATGGAAATTATTGACCTTGACAGTTCTGTACAATGATGAAGACAAGAGAATAGCAGCGGAGTTATTTATTTCGTCATactattcttaaaataaactttgatTACTATAAAAGTCACAATGCTGGATTCTCACAGCTCTAAGCACTATGAGAGGAAAGTTTtagggagaaggaagagcaatggaggaggaaaatgcaATGGAGCATGAAGATCAAGAATAATTCATGGGAATAAGATCCAATAAGCCAATTCCAATCTTCACGCTGTAAATTACAGCTCCCATGGACTTTAATATATATCAGCAAGACAAATAATAAATCTCCCTCTCTACACAAGTTTAATTTAGATTTCTAATGAAAGAGCGCTACATAATCATGTCAGAACTTCATATTTGACTGATGCTttcaaaatagttaaaaaaaatcatagttatCTGGGCCATGTAATAGGGATGCATAACCAAAACCTCCCTTATTGCCAAGAGAATGAAAGAATTGCTATTAAAAGTCTCTGATATACTAATGCTGAGGCAAGATTTGCTAAGTAGGACACTGTCATTAGATCTAATGGAGCTGGGAAACTTCCCAAAGATTGTTTTTAACACTCCTGGGCacctctttcatttctgaatatgTATTAAGGACACTCTAGCTGCAGAGGAGCGTGTTTGCACATCTGTCCTAAAGCATCCAGACACCCTGGGCCACGAGAGAGACTGCTTCCAAATGAAGGAGAGGCTGCCAACAGACACTATGGACTGGGATTTGTGCACCCCTCTAAAAGGAGAGAtaatgagaggaaagaaagagtcTGTAGGTGTCCTTTTAACTCCTGGTTTGTGGGGTTTAGATCTACATCGGTATCCCTTCCCCCTGAAAGGGTAGGAAACAGATGGTGTCCccacctgaaaaaaatgagacgTTTTCAGTAAAACTTACACCTTATCTTATCTTTCCTTCTGCAAACCTGTACCTGTTCTAGAGGTCTGCCAAACTGCAGTCTGTGTGGCCACACCGCCAAACAGAGGCTCCTAGGACTCTGTTTCTAGGGAGAGCTCACTTTAGCAtagaaataacagcaaaatcACAAAGCAAGCATGGCTACATCTGTGTTACAGGCTGTAGcaacatgttaaaataaatttaagaacaAACTAACTGCTCTGTTAACAATCGTGTTAAACAGAAACTCTCCCACTGAGCCCTGGACAGGCTGTGTCTGATAAAAACTTTCgtgctttctttgcagctgaCCCCTTTGGttcatttctgtcaaaaaataaatgcttgtgtCAGGATGCTGTTAGGGGGTCACATGCCTCTGGGGACTGCAGCAGACTTCTCTCCCCTCAATTCATGAGTCCACGTGTTTCAGATCAGGTAGGCTTAGCAGCTGAGAGCAATGGACAATTCTGATGCTTTTCACTtactcaaaaaagaaaaaaaaggtacagaataaaaacaaccagaaaaacaGCTACCAAGTCTCCAACAAGCACAGTAAGCAGGCTGCATGTGCCTGCAAAGCACTTAACATTTTTTGAACTCTCAGTTCACTGAGAAATATTagtgaaatatttctggaaCCAGAGGCATTTGCTTGGACACTAAAATATTTAGTCAGCTTACATCTTTTATACAATATCcctctcagaaaagaaaaaaaaaaaaaaaaaaaagaaataatgaattttgaTCTAGGCTACACCAGGTACTACAGATAATCAGTTTGCACATATCTATCACCAGGGAGCCACTAGCTGGAAGGAGGTGATAACCTGCATACTATGCCCCCGTGCAGACCTACCTTCAAAACATTCAGAGTTGCAGAGAGGAGAGGGCTGTGCGTGGGCAAACACTTCAGTAGGAGCTATCAGCACAGCACTGGCCACCCTGGCGGCATGTTACAGGATcaacaaataagcaaaacccACTCTAAGAAATACACGAACGTGCTTTCATTTTACAAGTCCCTAGGTTTTCCAGAAAGGCATGTAAATACATTACTCTGCTGCTCCCAATACTCAGTGCTTTCCCAGAGAAGAACAGAATGGCCTCAAGGAGTTTGTGTCCGCCTGGTAAAAAACTAAgaagaaattcctttttcttaaaaagaaattttctacTCAACACTGTTTCAAAAAATACGATCCTATCACTAGTCAAATGTCAGGAagctctcttccttcttcccataAATTTCGCCGCAATTGCAGCTGCCCACAGCGCTCAGCACACGGCgtgtgccagccctgcagatgACCCCTCTCACCTCGAGGTTATCGCTTGGTCCCCAGACCTCATGTGTcacttcctcccttcccttaCATTCAAGTATGCTCAGTCTCACCAGTTTACTTATAAAcatgaatacagaaaacaagcataaaCTTAGACTgctggaaaattaaaagataGGTTTTCTAAAGGCTTCAGTTTActcttttttaataataagaaCAAACTTGTCAAATTCAGTGCTTAAGTTGTGAGCACAGGGAACAGATGGATGGCTAGGATACCCCAAATCCccttacattttaaatttaagtagTGCATTAAGTTTGCAAATAAGTcagatttcaaagaaatcacAGTTAAGTCTTTGTTGGTAGACTTCTGTATTTCGCACAAACCTTAAACTTGACTTAAAGTGAGAAATAGCTTTGAAATCCCAGATTTGGTGcaacattcttatttttcagtaatgtaGCGGTTCATGCTAAACgttcttaattaaaaattgaacaCTGCATTATTTGACTACACTGTAAAGTAATAAATCAAGAGTAATAAAAGCAACTCCCCAAACTAATTTTAGCAGGCAACATCCAAGTTATTTGACTTACTCAATAATCTAGTTTCATCTTATTTCCTATCTGTTATTTTTACACCAAAACCTCAGTAAGAAAATTACTTAGCTCACAGTGCTCCGAGAACACAAAATACTGATTTACAGCATCATTATAATATTACACTGGCCTGACTACTCCACTGAATTGTTTCCAGACATAGCAGAATGGTTAGGCCctgaaggaattattttaatttggtaaTTCTCTGGTCTCTTCAGATGCAGTGCTGCTGACTACTTCAGGTGAGACCCAGGAGCTATGGACAACCGAGGTACAACAGCTCCCAACCATTAAAAGGGTCCAAGTGTAAAAGCTTCATCAGGACCCTGTGCCTCGGGAGGGTCccaggcagcgctgcctgccctgctccccactGCTCTCATCCCACTGGCCATGCCTGTCAAAGCATCCTCAGTCCCTAACAATATAGATAAGTacataaaacataaatgaaatgaGATTCTTCTCATTCCTAACCAGGAAACGGTTAAAGGATCTACTTAAAATGAAGTAAGTGGCTACAGCTCTTGAGACTAATGCCCCAGCACCCGcatctgctgtttattttatacGCAGCAATGGTTTCTTTGGTGTGCGGGGTAAACCCTGAAAATTCTGTGGATGAACTAGCTTAAGTTCTGCTTAAATAAGAAACTTGGTATTCAGTAACCTCACTTCAACCAGCCGATTCTTCAAAATTAAGCAAGAGCTTCAAAATCAGGACTGCaaatgaggaaaggaaagtgtgCCGTAAGAAAGTGGCAGACCAAATTGTTTGTTTATAGGGTCTCTTCCTTAAAGCACATTGGGAAATATTTCCCAATCTGgtgtgctttgttttgatttctccGAGTTAGCAGACACAACCGAGGCATACTACAGCCTGAAACAGATTCTTTAGACAAAGCATTTGGGAAGAGCTGAGGTCTGAAATTGGCACTTCATCAACAGCATGAACTCAAAAAGGTATACACCGTGTCCTTCCTTACTATCTCCTTTAAGATGATCAAAGAGGACAGAAAGATTGcaagttttaaataataaattattcgTACAGTATGCATCTATCTTCATCtagaagcaggaaagaaaagcaatccaACCCCTTGCCAGACTCATTTGAACTCACTTTCACTGATGTACCGAATCCCTTTTCAGCTCTCTGTTCTTATCATACTGCTCTGCCCAAAATACGCTGCCTCTTTCACATGCAAGGACTTAACACCATGTATGGATTTGCTAGATGCACACTACATGCATCAAGTAGAGAAAGAACTTTAATCTGTCCACTACTTTCTTTGCAATGCAAACATTTATGTTAAGTAGGTTAGGGAGTAGTTTAGGCAAGGCTGCTTGAAAATACAACTTTTCCTCCCACTCGGATCACTTTACAAGACACAAGCTGCCAAGTCCTTCTACAGATTTTGCTACAAAGCATCTCGGTGCATCCTCCCAACACCTAAGCCTCGAAAGGTGGCAAGCAGACCGTAACTCTCAGGCAGTGCCACCGAACGAAGTGCCTCGAGAGCGTGCCTCCTCAGGGACATGAGGCGACGCTAGCAGGAGGCACCGGGGTCAGTTTTACCACCGCTAAAGGAAACCGAGTCTCCTCGGCTTCCTCCAGCCGGCCCCGTGCGGGACTCACCGCAAAGACGGCGTTCTGCAGCCCGAAGGGGATGGGCGTGAGCCGCGCCAGGGCCACCACCTTGAGGCCGCTGCCACCCTCCACGACGCGGACGACGGCGCTGAGCGTCGTGCTGCCCTGGATCCTGGCCAGCGCCCAGCGGGCCAGCAGCCGCCTGCAGGCCACGTGGGCCACCAAGGTGCCGACGAGGACGCCGAGCACCATCAGCCCCATGCCCAGCACGAAGCCGTAGAGGTAGCCGGCGGCCACGTTGAGCAGGATGTAGCCCCAGCCGCAGGGGAAGGACACGACGATGAAGCCGGCGGTGAAGAGCAGCACTCCGGCCAGGCTGTCCAGGCTCTCGGCCCAGAGCAGCAGGTCCCGCAGGTACTGGCGCACCAGGGCCAGCGAGGCGAAGCAGAGCGCGGCCAGCACGCACACGCCGAGGCAGCTCTTGCACCAGCAggtgcccagcag
Protein-coding sequences here:
- the TMEM64 gene encoding transmembrane protein 64, which codes for MRERPPLAAGCAGRRGAAAAGGGGGGGDGFVPAEAAGAGGLLLGPYGEQGGLAPAELLLCQLPEAGGGGAGLAEARGWRCSCCLLGTCWCKSCLGVCVLAALCFASLALVRQYLRDLLLWAESLDSLAGVLLFTAGFIVVSFPCGWGYILLNVAAGYLYGFVLGMGLMVLGVLVGTLVAHVACRRLLARWALARIQGSTTLSAVVRVVEGGSGLKVVALARLTPIPFGLQNAVFAVTDLSLPSYLMASSVGLLPTQLLNSYLGTTLRTMEDVIAEQSVSGYFIFSLQIVISIGLMFYVVHRAQVELNAAIVACEMEMKTSLVKDCQPSIGGSTTYCNKRTVAFSGGGVNIV